The window CGATTTTCGGCCTCTTCGCGGGGATCTACTACTGGTTTCCAAAGGCCACCGGGCGGAAGATGAACGAGACGCTCGGCAAGATCCATTTCGTCGGCTCGCTCGTCTGCATGAACGTCGTCTTCATGCCGATGTTCATCGTGGGGATGGCCGGCGTCTCGCGGCGCCTGTTCGACGGTGGGGCGACATACGCCTTCGCGGAGCCGGTCCTCCACTGGAACGTCGTCTCCTCCTGGGGCGCATGGATCCTCGCGATCTTCCAGATTCCCTTCATCTTCAATTTCTTCTGGAGCATCTGGAAGGGGGAGAAGACCGACGGGAACCCATGGCAGGCCACGACGATCGAGTGGGCCGGTCCCTCGCCTCCCCCGCACGGCAATTTCCTCGAGGCCCCGCAAGCGTACC is drawn from Luteitalea sp. and contains these coding sequences:
- a CDS encoding cytochrome C oxidase subunit I — protein: IFGLFAGIYYWFPKATGRKMNETLGKIHFVGSLVCMNVVFMPMFIVGMAGVSRRLFDGGATYAFAEPVLHWNVVSSWGAWILAIFQIPFIFNFFWSIWKGEKTDGNPWQATTIEWAGPSPPPHGNFLEAPQAYRGPYEYSVPGAAKDFLPQHEA